The genomic DNA ACTGGCTCATCAGGCTTAAGAGAATATCGTCGCCAAAATGGTTATACAATAGATCGACTGCCTGCATAGAGTCGGCTAGCTGACCCGGCAGCAATAGATGTCGCACTAGCACGCCCCGGCGTAGAAGGCCATCATCATCCAGCACAGGCGGGCCTACGCATTGCAGCATTTCAGCGATTGCAGACAGCGCCGTTTCGGGGTAATTGGGCGCGGCGGAATATTTTAAGCCTAGCTTCTCCTGTGCATATTTAAAGTCTGGCAACCAGACGTCAACCCACGGAGAAAGCATCTGGATGGTATCGACCTTTTCGTAGCCGCCGCAATTGTAGACAACCGGTAGCGATAGGCCTTTCTGCCGTGCCAGCATCAGCGCGTCGATAATTCCAACAGCGTAGTGCGTTGGGGTGACAAGATTGATGTTATGTGCGCCCTGTGCCTGCAGTTCAAGAAATATTTCGGCCAGACGGGCCGCAGAAACGGTCAGCCCCTTGCCACCGTGGCTGATCTCGTGGTTCTGGCAAAACACACAACCCAGCGTGCAGTGTGAAAAGAAGACGGCCCCCGAACCGTTAGTGCCTGATATGCAGGGCTCCTCCCAATGATGCAATGCTGCACGGGCAATTTTAATTTCGGACCCGGTCTTGCAATAGCCCGGGTGTAAGGTGCGATTGGTACCGCAGTTGCGCGGACAAAGGCGACATTCAATTAATCTGTCGTATAAAAAGTGATTCATTGGCATCTCCTTCACCCGATTAGGTAAGCGTTTATAGACACCTTATCATAGCGTGCCAAACACAAAGTTTCAAGAAAAAATACAGTTTTGAGAAATCCCCTAGTAGGATGACAAAATATAAAAAAACTCTCGAAGGATGCACATGTAAAAAAGCGAAAGGGTTGCGACCTGCCTTAGCAGACCGCAACCCCTCGAGTGAATGTGAATTTGCACGTAGGCTGGTAACCGCCGCTAGCACCGTTTAAAAGGCATTACCAGGCTATGGTCGTGGCGCATTGCAACTGTCTGAAAGGATGATGTGCAGCAACGAAAAGCGGTCACGTAGCATGTCCGCCACAGGCGGCGGACTTTTTAAGACGAGGGTGTCGTCGTCCTGAGGAGCGAGAGGTAAGCTGATGGCTACTGTGGTACCTTCATCTTCCTTTGACGCGATGGCTAAGGTTCCATTGTGAAGGACAATAATTTGTCGAGCTACTGATAAACCCAGCCCGCTACCGGACATTGGTAAGCCTTCGTGATCGTAAGAAAAAAAGGGTTCGCACACCTTATCCAATAAGTTTTGCGGAATTCCCTGACCACGATC from Oscillospiraceae bacterium MB24-C1 includes the following:
- a CDS encoding radical SAM protein, with product MNHFLYDRLIECRLCPRNCGTNRTLHPGYCKTGSEIKIARAALHHWEEPCISGTNGSGAVFFSHCTLGCVFCQNHEISHGGKGLTVSAARLAEIFLELQAQGAHNINLVTPTHYAVGIIDALMLARQKGLSLPVVYNCGGYEKVDTIQMLSPWVDVWLPDFKYAQEKLGLKYSAAPNYPETALSAIAEMLQCVGPPVLDDDGLLRRGVLVRHLLLPGQLADSMQAVDLLYNHFGDDILLSLMSQYTPPDNPSSEFSARCPELTRRVNPRHYDALVDYAAELGITHCYIQDGSAADSAFIPMFDLSGVNISGG